Proteins from one Bacteroides zhangwenhongii genomic window:
- a CDS encoding DUF4962 domain-containing protein → MKQRSYILLLFSILLSANGYAQKGIMRLSQQTLMHEVRETPSPLDGQHIAVNPPRFMWPDKYPHLGAVLDGVEEEDFKPEVTYRIRIARDPEFKSEVITAERKWAFFNPFKLFGKGKWYWQHAYVDKDGKEEWSPVYHFYVDEQTRTFNPPSLQEVLAKFPKTHPRILLDANDWDNIIERNKNNPEAQAYITKANKCLNHPLKHLEEEIDTTQVVKLTNIVQYRSALIRESRKIVDREEANIEAMVRAYLLTKDEVYYKEGIKRLSEILSWKNSKYFAGDFNRSTILSMSTSAYDAWYNLMKPEEKKLLLRTIRDNGKKFYHEYVNHLENRIADNHVWQMTFRILNMAAFATYGELPIASTWVDYCYNEWVSRLPGLNTDGGWHNGDSYFHVNLRTLIEVPAFYSRISGFDFFADPWYNNNALYVIYQQPPFSKSAGQGNSHETKMKPNGTRVGYADALARECNNPWAAAYARTILEKEPDIMKKTFLGKSGDLTWYRCTTKKSLPKEERSLAELPMTKVFNETGIATMHTSLGDIGKNAMLSFRSSPYGSTSHALANQNAFNTFYGGKAIFYSSGHRTGFTDDHCMYAYRNTRAHNSILVNGMTQKIGTEGYGWIPRWYEGEKISYMVGDASNAYGKVTAPIWLKRGELSGTQYTPEKGWDENKLDMFRRHIIQLGNSGVYVIYDELEGKEAVTWSYLLHTVELPMEMKELPNEVQVTGKNKAGGVSVAHLFSSAKTEQAIADTFFCAPTNWKNVTNAQGKTLKYPNHWHFSSTTVPCKVARFLTVMDTHGNNRPDMKVVRNGNTVQVGDWVINCNLTEKGKAAITVTNKSEKASLNYDAGKKEGATIVTDQIKGKQISKVLTDYLPDFEI, encoded by the coding sequence ATGAAACAACGAAGCTATATTCTCCTTTTGTTTTCCATCCTGTTATCCGCAAACGGATATGCCCAGAAAGGTATTATGCGCCTTAGCCAACAGACATTGATGCATGAGGTACGTGAAACTCCTTCGCCACTGGACGGACAGCATATTGCAGTTAATCCGCCACGCTTCATGTGGCCGGATAAGTATCCGCATCTCGGCGCCGTACTCGACGGTGTGGAAGAAGAGGATTTCAAACCGGAAGTAACTTATCGTATCCGCATCGCACGTGATCCGGAGTTTAAGTCGGAAGTTATCACTGCCGAAAGGAAATGGGCATTCTTCAATCCTTTCAAATTATTCGGGAAAGGAAAATGGTATTGGCAGCACGCATACGTTGACAAAGACGGTAAGGAGGAATGGTCGCCTGTTTACCATTTCTATGTAGACGAGCAGACGCGTACTTTCAACCCGCCTTCACTGCAAGAAGTATTGGCTAAATTTCCAAAGACTCATCCCCGTATTCTGCTCGATGCGAACGACTGGGATAACATCATCGAACGGAATAAGAACAACCCGGAAGCACAGGCGTATATCACAAAGGCCAATAAATGTTTGAATCACCCGCTGAAACATCTGGAAGAGGAAATTGATACGACACAGGTTGTGAAACTGACGAACATCGTGCAATACCGTTCTGCACTGATTCGGGAAAGCCGGAAGATTGTAGACCGTGAAGAAGCGAACATTGAAGCAATGGTACGCGCTTATCTGCTGACTAAAGATGAGGTGTATTATAAGGAAGGTATCAAACGCCTTTCTGAAATTCTCTCATGGAAAAACAGCAAGTATTTTGCAGGAGATTTCAACCGCTCCACGATTTTGTCGATGAGTACTTCGGCATACGATGCATGGTATAATCTGATGAAACCGGAAGAAAAAAAGCTGCTCTTGAGAACGATCCGCGATAATGGCAAGAAGTTCTATCATGAGTATGTCAATCATCTGGAAAACCGTATTGCCGACAATCATGTCTGGCAAATGACTTTCCGTATTCTAAATATGGCAGCTTTCGCTACGTACGGCGAACTTCCGATAGCTTCTACTTGGGTGGATTATTGTTACAATGAATGGGTATCTCGCCTGCCGGGACTTAATACGGACGGGGGATGGCATAATGGCGATTCTTATTTCCATGTCAATCTCCGCACGTTGATCGAAGTGCCTGCTTTCTACTCTCGTATCAGTGGATTCGATTTCTTTGCCGACCCGTGGTATAACAACAATGCACTTTATGTCATCTATCAGCAACCGCCATTCTCCAAATCTGCCGGACAGGGGAATTCTCATGAGACAAAGATGAAGCCGAACGGTACACGTGTGGGCTACGCAGATGCACTGGCACGTGAATGTAATAATCCGTGGGCGGCAGCTTATGCACGTACGATATTGGAAAAAGAACCGGACATCATGAAGAAAACATTCTTAGGTAAATCCGGCGACTTGACTTGGTACCGCTGTACTACTAAAAAATCATTGCCGAAAGAGGAACGTTCATTGGCTGAGCTCCCTATGACAAAAGTATTCAACGAAACGGGAATAGCAACGATGCATACTTCATTGGGAGATATAGGTAAGAATGCCATGCTTTCATTCCGTTCGAGTCCTTACGGTTCCACTTCTCATGCACTGGCTAATCAGAATGCTTTCAACACGTTCTATGGTGGGAAGGCTATTTTCTACAGTAGCGGTCATCGTACCGGTTTTACGGATGATCATTGCATGTACGCCTACCGCAATACACGTGCGCACAATAGTATTCTGGTCAATGGCATGACGCAGAAGATAGGTACGGAAGGATACGGCTGGATTCCACGTTGGTATGAAGGGGAAAAGATTTCCTATATGGTGGGTGATGCGTCCAATGCGTACGGAAAAGTCACTGCTCCCATTTGGCTGAAACGCGGTGAGCTATCGGGTACTCAATATACTCCGGAAAAAGGATGGGATGAGAACAAACTGGATATGTTCCGCCGTCATATCATCCAATTAGGCAATAGTGGCGTATATGTGATTTATGACGAACTGGAGGGTAAAGAGGCTGTAACATGGAGTTATCTTTTGCATACGGTAGAACTTCCTATGGAAATGAAAGAACTTCCGAACGAAGTGCAAGTTACGGGCAAGAATAAGGCAGGCGGAGTTTCTGTAGCTCACCTCTTCAGTTCGGCTAAGACAGAACAGGCTATTGCAGATACTTTCTTCTGTGCTCCGACAAACTGGAAAAATGTAACGAACGCACAAGGGAAAACTCTGAAATATCCTAATCACTGGCATTTCTCTTCTACAACCGTTCCATGCAAGGTTGCCCGTTTCTTAACGGTTATGGATACTCATGGAAATAATCGCCCGGATATGAAAGTAGTCCGTAACGGTAATACCGTTCAAGTCGGAGATTGGGTTATCAACTGCAATCTGACTGAGAAAGGAAAAGCCGCTATCACCGTCACCAACAAATCTGAAAAGGCTTCTTTGAACTATGATGCAGGTAAAAAGGAAGGTGCAACAATTGTAACCGATCAGATAAAAGGCAAACAGATCAGTAAAGTACTGACGGATTATTTGCCGGACTTTGAGATATAA
- a CDS encoding transposase, with the protein MVKIQKISEIEPSLGFTEFDILKKYRQSFATSELGRLHSLFPFSALARQMHLKSSTLGRKSYFSPEGKIALMVLKSYTNFSDSQLIEHLNGNIHYQIFCGVQIDPLHPLTNSKIVSAIRQEQAEHLDIESLQLILAEHWKPYLENLHVCMTDATCYESHLRFPTDVKLLWEGIVWLHRHLCKHCRTLHIQRPRNKYLDVSRAYLAYSKLRKRRKSQTRMIKRRLLQLLEKLLEQLKLLHSSYRDRLTLSSDYQRRFSVIQRVLEQGKYLFAGEKVSDRIVSIDRHYLRPIIRGKETKSVEFGAKVNNIQIDGISFIEHISFKAFNEGIRLKDCIRLQQLTGVRVKALAADSIYANNANRKFCTRYHISTSFKRKGRAAKDEPLRKILRSELGRERATRLEGSFGTQKQHYSLARIKARNRKTEMLWIFFGIHTANAVCMIEKVEKKIRKAA; encoded by the coding sequence ATGGTAAAGATACAAAAAATTTCAGAAATCGAACCTAGTTTAGGTTTTACCGAGTTCGATATACTAAAAAAATATCGTCAAAGTTTTGCAACGAGTGAATTAGGTCGGCTCCATTCTCTGTTTCCTTTCTCGGCACTGGCCCGCCAAATGCATTTGAAGTCTTCCACTTTGGGGCGTAAAAGTTATTTTTCTCCCGAAGGTAAAATAGCCTTGATGGTCTTGAAGTCCTATACCAACTTCTCCGATTCACAACTGATCGAACATTTAAACGGTAATATTCATTACCAGATATTCTGTGGTGTTCAGATTGATCCTCTTCATCCACTGACCAATTCAAAAATCGTCAGTGCAATCCGTCAGGAACAGGCGGAACATCTTGATATTGAGTCCCTCCAGCTTATTCTGGCTGAGCACTGGAAACCTTACCTTGAAAACCTTCATGTCTGTATGACCGATGCCACCTGTTATGAAAGTCATCTGCGCTTTCCTACCGATGTCAAACTCTTATGGGAAGGTATTGTATGGCTTCACCGTCATCTGTGCAAACATTGCCGTACATTGCACATACAACGTCCCCGTAACAAGTATCTTGATGTAAGCCGCGCCTACCTTGCTTATAGCAAACTTCGTAAACGCAGGAAATCACAGACCCGTATGATTAAACGCAGGTTACTTCAGTTGTTGGAAAAGTTACTTGAGCAGCTGAAGCTGCTTCATTCATCCTACAGGGACAGGCTTACACTATCCTCCGATTACCAAAGACGTTTCTCGGTCATACAGAGGGTCCTTGAGCAAGGGAAGTATTTATTTGCAGGTGAAAAAGTGTCCGACCGTATTGTGAGTATCGACCGGCATTACCTTCGTCCCATTATCAGAGGCAAGGAAACCAAATCCGTTGAATTCGGCGCCAAAGTCAACAATATACAGATAGATGGGATCTCCTTCATAGAACATATCTCCTTTAAGGCTTTCAACGAAGGAATACGTTTGAAGGACTGTATTCGTCTGCAACAACTGACCGGGGTTAGAGTGAAGGCGCTGGCAGCGGATTCAATCTATGCTAATAATGCCAACCGGAAATTTTGTACAAGATATCACATCAGTACTTCCTTTAAGCGTAAGGGCAGAGCGGCCAAAGACGAGCCGCTTCGTAAGATCTTACGGTCGGAACTCGGCCGTGAAAGAGCCACCCGCCTGGAAGGAAGCTTTGGAACACAGAAACAACATTACTCACTGGCCAGGATAAAAGCCAGAAACAGGAAAACGGAAATGCTTTGGATTTTCTTTGGAATACATACGGCCAATGCGGTATGTATGATAGAAAAGGTTGAAAAGAAAATAAGAAAGGCTGCATAA
- a CDS encoding IS256 family transposase, which translates to MKENHVVPDEVLTKEFLSHFKTEADVSKFLKQLHAQVLEKMLEGEMDAHLGYEKHSVSGNNSGNSRNGSYPKKIQTEHGEAVIPIPRDRNGQFEPIVVPKHESRGLSIEKLVISLYAKGMSVSDIEEEMREIYEIELSTSAISIITNKVNQAAQEWQNRPLDPVYLIVWMDGIVFKVRDNGKIINKTVYLCVGLKQNGLKEVLGMWVGKSESSAFWMGVLTDLKARGVQDILITCTDNLNGFTDTIRTVFPQSSTQICVVHQIRNSCKYVVYKDKKEFTADMKNIYNAPNKEVAAAELDNLEKKWGGKYPYAILSWRNNWDDLTVFFQFPLEIRKIIYTTNLIENLNGKIRKYTKSKLSFPSDDAVKKMVYLSLMEIEKKWTMPITNWGLIMNQFMLIFENRIQI; encoded by the coding sequence ATGAAAGAGAATCATGTAGTGCCTGATGAGGTTTTAACCAAGGAGTTCCTCAGCCATTTCAAAACTGAGGCAGACGTAAGCAAGTTCCTAAAGCAGCTCCACGCCCAAGTGCTGGAGAAGATGCTTGAAGGTGAGATGGATGCTCATTTGGGTTATGAGAAACATTCTGTTTCCGGCAATAACAGTGGTAATTCCCGTAACGGCAGTTACCCCAAGAAAATCCAGACCGAGCACGGCGAGGCTGTCATACCCATCCCTCGTGACCGCAACGGTCAGTTTGAACCCATAGTAGTCCCCAAGCATGAAAGCCGCGGGCTTTCCATAGAAAAGCTTGTTATCTCCTTATATGCCAAAGGAATGAGTGTGTCCGATATAGAAGAAGAGATGCGCGAGATCTATGAGATAGAACTCTCCACCTCTGCCATCTCCATCATCACAAACAAAGTAAACCAGGCTGCTCAAGAATGGCAGAACCGTCCTTTGGACCCGGTCTATCTCATCGTTTGGATGGACGGTATTGTCTTCAAGGTCCGTGACAACGGGAAGATTATCAACAAGACTGTCTATCTCTGTGTCGGCCTGAAACAAAACGGCTTGAAGGAAGTTCTTGGCATGTGGGTGGGTAAATCAGAGAGTTCCGCCTTCTGGATGGGTGTTCTCACTGACTTGAAGGCCCGTGGGGTACAAGATATACTGATAACCTGTACCGATAACCTGAACGGATTTACGGACACTATACGTACCGTATTCCCTCAGTCATCAACTCAGATTTGTGTTGTACATCAGATAAGAAACTCATGTAAATATGTCGTTTACAAGGACAAAAAAGAGTTCACGGCAGATATGAAGAATATCTATAATGCGCCAAACAAGGAAGTTGCTGCCGCGGAGCTTGATAATCTGGAAAAGAAATGGGGAGGGAAGTACCCTTATGCCATTCTTTCATGGAGGAACAACTGGGATGATCTGACTGTTTTCTTTCAGTTCCCATTGGAAATCAGAAAAATAATCTATACCACAAATCTCATTGAAAATCTGAATGGAAAAATCAGAAAGTACACTAAATCAAAGCTTTCATTCCCGTCGGATGACGCAGTGAAGAAGATGGTATACCTTTCCTTGATGGAGATTGAGAAGAAATGGACAATGCCGATTACTAACTGGGGATTGATTATGAACCAGTTTATGCTTATTTTTGAAAACAGAATCCAGATATAA
- a CDS encoding virulence protein, translated as MFAISFDMVISDLKKHYGEPYNNAYFEIKEVLRRNGFNWVQGSTYLTESDDLGNVIKAIMALSKINWFKKSVRDIRGYKVENWSDFTDIVKNA; from the coding sequence ATGTTTGCAATAAGTTTCGATATGGTCATTTCGGATCTCAAAAAGCATTATGGTGAACCTTACAATAATGCTTATTTTGAAATAAAAGAAGTTTTAAGACGAAATGGCTTTAACTGGGTGCAAGGTAGTACTTATCTAACCGAAAGTGATGATTTAGGTAATGTTATTAAGGCGATTATGGCCTTGTCGAAAATAAATTGGTTTAAGAAGTCCGTTCGTGATATCAGAGGTTACAAAGTAGAGAACTGGTCTGATTTTACGGATATAGTGAAGAATGCGTGA
- a CDS encoding transcriptional regulator, whose translation MEIGDKVLVSPDLTMLADWTPATVIEVENNPFIGIVISAKTDKGVIFFGQKDLFKPLKEEECLQ comes from the coding sequence ATGGAAATAGGAGACAAAGTATTAGTATCACCCGATTTGACTATGCTTGCCGACTGGACGCCGGCAACGGTGATAGAGGTTGAAAACAATCCCTTTATTGGCATTGTCATCTCTGCGAAGACAGATAAGGGAGTTATCTTTTTCGGGCAGAAAGATTTGTTTAAACCACTAAAAGAAGAGGAATGTTTGCAATAA
- a CDS encoding SEL1-like repeat protein: MKRYFLFFMISLIIPITLFSQEKITCTVCGGSGGSWLSIGYVPCFSCGGTGKIVNPAYMNQRAYNSGMAEAAFMRGKIDLSHRDYDSAFKFFKKAVDNDLKEAIYYLGICLELGYGITVSHDLAKEMYDIGSKMGVKNCIEAVARINKEGFYPATDDMREKFRVAVKNMLAFQLGVNDVSIPSSGSSRGSSSSSGRTCPGCNGTGVGGEKIIYGAEYTSGSNFYCPKCSRTSPHTHHTPICPVCHGRKTLR, from the coding sequence ATGAAACGTTACTTTTTGTTTTTTATGATATCGTTGATCATTCCAATAACATTATTCTCACAGGAAAAAATAACTTGTACAGTATGTGGAGGAAGTGGAGGATCGTGGCTCTCTATTGGCTATGTGCCTTGTTTTTCATGTGGTGGTACTGGAAAAATAGTGAATCCTGCATATATGAATCAGCGAGCTTATAATAGTGGAATGGCAGAAGCTGCTTTTATGCGTGGTAAAATAGATTTATCACATAGAGATTATGATAGTGCATTTAAGTTTTTTAAGAAAGCGGTTGATAATGATTTAAAAGAAGCGATATATTATCTAGGTATATGTCTTGAGCTAGGATATGGTATCACAGTGAGTCATGATTTAGCAAAAGAAATGTATGACATTGGTTCAAAAATGGGTGTGAAAAACTGTATTGAGGCGGTAGCTCGTATCAATAAAGAAGGTTTCTATCCTGCGACTGATGATATGCGCGAGAAGTTTAGGGTGGCTGTAAAAAATATGCTTGCTTTTCAACTTGGAGTAAATGATGTTTCAATTCCTTCTTCTGGGAGTAGTCGTGGTTCCTCTTCTTCGTCAGGGAGGACTTGTCCGGGATGTAATGGAACGGGAGTCGGTGGTGAAAAAATAATTTATGGGGCAGAATATACTAGTGGAAGCAACTTCTATTGTCCTAAATGCAGCCGTACTTCTCCACATACACATCATACCCCAATTTGTCCTGTATGTCACGGAAGAAAAACGCTTAGATAA
- a CDS encoding outer membrane beta-barrel protein: MKTIIKTVGLLCVLFVFSVKGNAQWRFGFEGGPGFSSAYEYDSDGYFQNEDKTGRLFGQANFMMDYLLPRNWTPNYLALSLRAGLGFMWVEDCSTFDGYDTYTQSMGVDIPLEVEVKYLLTNRARVYLNGGITPYADISSSDSWDRSPKDDPEVWEDTGTRPFILGYQFGVGIEFGNFRVGYKHFCMSKTIDKAGLGNKAKPVHALSVGFWFGGSRFLKKHSTLKAY, encoded by the coding sequence ATGAAGACAATAATAAAAACAGTAGGGCTACTGTGTGTTTTATTTGTATTTTCTGTGAAAGGAAATGCGCAGTGGCGTTTTGGCTTTGAAGGAGGTCCCGGATTTAGCTCTGCTTATGAATATGACTCTGACGGTTATTTTCAGAATGAAGACAAAACAGGACGGTTATTCGGTCAGGCAAACTTTATGATGGATTATCTTTTACCCCGTAACTGGACTCCTAATTACCTCGCTTTGTCATTACGGGCAGGATTAGGCTTCATGTGGGTGGAAGATTGCAGTACTTTTGACGGTTATGATACTTATACACAATCTATGGGTGTGGATATTCCTTTGGAAGTGGAAGTAAAATATTTGCTGACAAATCGTGCCCGGGTATATTTGAATGGTGGTATTACTCCTTATGCGGACATATCCTCGTCAGATTCATGGGATAGAAGTCCGAAGGATGATCCGGAAGTTTGGGAAGATACCGGTACTCGGCCTTTTATTCTTGGTTATCAGTTTGGAGTCGGAATAGAATTTGGTAATTTTCGTGTCGGCTATAAACACTTCTGCATGAGTAAAACAATTGACAAAGCTGGATTGGGAAATAAAGCGAAACCGGTTCATGCGCTGTCGGTAGGATTCTGGTTTGGAGGTAGCCGTTTCTTGAAGAAACATTCTACTTTGAAAGCTTATTAG
- a CDS encoding caspase family protein, with amino-acid sequence MKNKCKKNSSVMTAMCCAIMLVCNVDAYAQKSSSVNPVKTSILPNVGWRDVKSDMEKPFDVNDPNWPQLDTNVRVNDLISVCPNSFCVVSNFGRKSNRGMMTFVLEVKLQKGSSLLFNADKNVRLTLDGATYKALPSSKMNLIPGKSLKGEVNIPIRKSLKGRRTATLLIQVGDDLHRFELAGSGGGRTQELALVPYNPTWMASEKKKNENLETRQRVEEVKKAVKKAEDVTKDIKDDLKEMLATAIALLRANNQLTENTKVDVNAEVMPEVRKDGAVEYNMKVRYDVQVVSDYVKKMNISQATEDWSAGKYRLKDSQAALQTAGIIKTTVESKLEEYIVPGTKVTVKIIGGTDAAPFRNAVAYDGSFGEIKDAECFVNGAYSYVSVNKEKGISSNEQLAYLRTLDIKDFMMAHVGPFRAADMRYEHFAEIAKEVGAQYRRVAVEITIHNAFQKKYPEIASYQENVYDRKSDVDINIPVAQVKSNAVAVIIGNTDYQVATGKQGTTKVGPVKYAVNDAKTMRDYLIKTLGVEENNILFKANADKKDFDDIFGVDGQEGKLAQMVAATGAKEVYFFYSGHGYPFMGQPYLLGVRSNPKSCKEQATSLQSIYKVLGALPVDKVNVITDACFSGQEITMEASATEFVRRPKPDKLAKFVILSAAKEDQYANWYKDKKHGLFSYVLFKAMQNKAQSDLNGDGTLTFDELYKYLSDEQATGVPYLVKELEGEQVHQNPVLQVSARAKDTFIKY; translated from the coding sequence ATGAAGAACAAATGTAAGAAGAACAGTAGTGTGATGACGGCTATGTGCTGTGCTATCATGCTGGTATGTAATGTGGATGCTTACGCTCAGAAGTCTTCATCCGTTAATCCGGTTAAAACATCGATACTGCCCAACGTGGGGTGGCGGGATGTGAAGTCGGATATGGAAAAACCTTTTGATGTAAATGATCCTAATTGGCCACAACTCGACACGAATGTCAGGGTTAATGATTTGATCTCTGTTTGCCCGAACAGTTTCTGTGTGGTGTCAAACTTTGGTAGAAAGTCCAATCGTGGAATGATGACTTTTGTTTTGGAAGTCAAACTGCAAAAAGGTAGCAGTTTACTCTTTAATGCTGATAAGAATGTCCGGCTGACATTGGATGGAGCGACCTATAAAGCGTTGCCTTCTTCCAAAATGAATTTGATACCTGGTAAGAGTTTGAAAGGAGAGGTGAATATACCTATCCGTAAATCTTTGAAAGGACGCCGTACGGCTACCTTATTAATACAAGTCGGTGATGATTTGCATCGCTTCGAACTTGCCGGGAGTGGCGGAGGAAGGACGCAGGAATTGGCGTTAGTACCTTATAATCCTACGTGGATGGCATCGGAAAAGAAGAAAAACGAGAATCTGGAAACACGGCAGAGAGTGGAAGAAGTGAAGAAAGCTGTGAAGAAAGCGGAAGATGTGACGAAAGACATCAAGGATGATCTGAAGGAAATGCTGGCTACGGCGATTGCCTTATTGCGTGCCAATAATCAACTGACGGAGAATACGAAGGTGGACGTGAATGCCGAAGTCATGCCGGAAGTAAGAAAAGACGGGGCGGTGGAATATAATATGAAGGTGCGCTATGATGTTCAGGTCGTTTCCGATTATGTTAAGAAGATGAATATATCACAAGCTACTGAAGATTGGTCGGCTGGGAAATACCGCTTGAAAGATTCGCAGGCGGCACTTCAGACCGCAGGCATAATAAAAACAACAGTTGAGTCGAAGCTGGAAGAATATATTGTGCCGGGAACTAAAGTGACTGTGAAGATTATTGGAGGAACAGATGCGGCTCCATTTAGAAATGCAGTTGCATACGATGGCAGTTTCGGTGAAATCAAAGACGCGGAATGTTTTGTGAACGGAGCATATAGCTATGTTTCGGTAAACAAAGAAAAAGGGATTAGTTCTAATGAACAGCTTGCTTATTTGCGTACATTGGATATTAAAGATTTTATGATGGCGCATGTAGGTCCTTTCAGGGCAGCGGATATGCGCTACGAACATTTTGCGGAAATAGCTAAAGAGGTGGGAGCGCAATATCGTCGTGTGGCTGTAGAAATTACGATACATAATGCTTTCCAAAAGAAATATCCCGAAATAGCTTCCTATCAGGAAAATGTGTACGACCGGAAATCGGATGTAGATATTAATATTCCGGTTGCGCAGGTTAAGTCAAATGCCGTGGCGGTGATTATTGGTAATACTGATTATCAGGTTGCTACCGGAAAACAGGGAACTACTAAGGTCGGTCCGGTGAAATATGCTGTCAATGACGCGAAAACGATGCGTGATTATCTGATAAAGACGTTGGGAGTGGAAGAAAATAATATCTTGTTTAAGGCCAACGCCGATAAGAAAGATTTTGATGACATCTTTGGCGTAGACGGACAGGAAGGTAAGTTGGCTCAGATGGTAGCTGCCACAGGAGCCAAAGAAGTTTACTTTTTCTATTCCGGTCATGGATATCCGTTTATGGGACAACCCTATTTGCTGGGAGTCCGTTCGAACCCGAAAAGTTGCAAGGAACAGGCTACTTCTTTACAGAGTATCTATAAAGTATTGGGGGCATTGCCGGTGGATAAAGTGAATGTGATTACTGATGCTTGTTTCTCAGGACAGGAGATAACGATGGAAGCATCGGCTACGGAATTTGTTCGTCGTCCTAAACCTGATAAATTGGCGAAATTCGTCATATTGTCGGCTGCGAAAGAAGATCAATACGCCAATTGGTATAAAGATAAGAAGCATGGACTGTTTTCGTATGTCCTGTTTAAAGCTATGCAGAATAAGGCACAATCGGACTTAAATGGTGATGGAACATTGACGTTTGATGAGCTATATAAGTATTTGTCGGACGAACAGGCAACGGGAGTGCCTTATTTAGTGAAAGAGTTGGAAGGTGAACAAGTGCATCAGAATCCTGTACTCCAAGTAAGTGCACGTGCAAAAGATACATTCATAAAATATTAA
- the nfo gene encoding deoxyribonuclease IV, with product MKKIGAHVSASGGVELAPVNAHEIGANAFALFTKNQRQWVSKPLTEESIALFKENCNKYGFQPEYILPHDSYLINLGHPEEEGLAKSRAAFLDEMQRCEQLGLKLLNFHPGSSLNKISIEDCLSLIAESINLALEKTKGVTAVIENTAGQGSNLGNEFWQLKYIIDRVDDKSRVGICLDTCHTYTAGYDLVNEYDKVFDEFDKEVGFGYLRGMHLNDSKKALGSHVDRHDSIGEGLIGKAFFERLMKDPRFDNIPLILETPDESKWAEEISWLRSIE from the coding sequence ATGAAAAAAATAGGCGCACATGTAAGTGCATCCGGCGGGGTAGAGCTTGCCCCCGTCAATGCGCATGAAATAGGAGCAAACGCGTTTGCTTTGTTCACCAAGAATCAACGCCAATGGGTAAGCAAACCATTGACGGAAGAAAGTATCGCTCTCTTCAAAGAGAATTGTAATAAATATGGTTTCCAACCGGAATACATCTTGCCTCATGATAGCTATCTCATCAATTTGGGACATCCGGAAGAAGAAGGACTTGCCAAAAGCCGTGCCGCTTTTCTGGACGAAATGCAACGCTGCGAACAGCTTGGCCTGAAGTTATTGAATTTTCATCCTGGAAGTTCTCTCAATAAGATATCAATCGAAGACTGTTTATCCCTTATCGCAGAAAGTATCAATCTGGCGTTAGAAAAGACAAAAGGCGTGACGGCCGTTATCGAAAATACAGCCGGACAAGGCAGTAACTTGGGAAACGAATTCTGGCAACTTAAATATATCATTGACCGGGTGGACGACAAAAGCCGGGTAGGTATTTGTCTGGACACCTGCCATACTTATACGGCCGGTTACGACCTTGTCAACGAGTACGATAAGGTCTTTGATGAATTTGACAAGGAAGTAGGTTTCGGTTATCTCCGTGGGATGCACCTGAATGATTCCAAGAAAGCATTGGGCAGCCACGTAGACCGCCACGACAGTATAGGCGAAGGCCTGATAGGAAAGGCTTTCTTTGAAAGACTGATGAAAGATCCCAGATTCGATAATATCCCACTCATACTCGAAACTCCGGATGAAAGCAAATGGGCAGAAGAAATTTCATGGCTCAGAAGCATTGAATAA